GCGATTGTGTCCGTCGGTGTCCATGCACACGTGCTGCGACTACTGCGTTTGTATGCCTTCTTTCATCTCATGTCTTCTTGGACAGCTGCAGGCAGTGAATGTAATGTCGGCAGGATGTGTACCTGGATCCGTGGTCGTGACTTCCGCTCCGTCATCGCGAACTCTAAGCCCAGTAAGCGCTAGCTCTTTCCTCTTCCGGCCGTTGCCATGTCGACGGCGTCAACACGATGCTCAAAACTCAGAGCTTCAGTGCAGACGCATTTCCTCTTCCTCACCCACAATCACACACACAAAGCGCACTCGAGCTCCTCAAGCTCCAGCCTTTTGGCTCTACCAAGCATACCCATCAACGGCATACTGCAAATATCTGCGAACCATACTAACCGGATCCCTTCACTGGGCCATCTACAGGAACTTCGACAGCACCAACACACCACAACGCATTTTCAGCGGATATGGCAACTGCATCAGTATTGACCCCTATCAAATCCCGCCGTGATGGCATCTTCTCCTCCCGCCTCGCCGGTGGCCGCATGCCTCTCTCGCCATCGCCGTCGACACCCAAGACCGCCGCGATCGAGCCCACCGAGAGCATCCACCATGGCAACGTGAACCTCATGTCGCGCTTCTCACGATCCGTGTCCAAGACCAACGTTCGCGACTCGCCCAAGTCCAATATTGCGAGCCGCCACCCACAGTCACCACGCCGCCTCGACACCTTCGACAGCGACTTCACCCTGACTGGCACTGGTCCCCGCCCAAGCACCGCCACCTCGGCCAAGAACACACCATCCCGCTCCAAGAGTGGCCGTTCGACCTCAGTGCACAGGACACCAAAGCGGTCGCAAGGCAAGATCAACTACACCGCCGCCGACCGCTTCATCCCGAACCGCGACGCCAGCGAGGCAATCTCTTCCCAGGGCGCAGCTGTCAAGCTTGATGGCGAGCGCACTCCTGGACGTCGACCAAAGTCAATCGCATCAGATGGGTCTGCTGCACTCGCCGCCAGTGTCAGCAGCGCTTTTGACCTTGGCCGAAGCTCTACTTCTGACGCCACTGCGTCTCTCTCCCTCGAGGGCCTTAACCTCAACGACGAGGACGATGACGACGAGGAGCCAAAGACCAAGCCAAGCCCAAACACTGTTGCCTACCAGCACTCGGTTGCTGAGGCATGTGGTGTGAGCATGAAGCAGCGCATCCTGGCCTTCAAGCCTGCTGCTCCAGAGTCTTCCCGTCCAATCGACCTCCGATCTCAGTACAACCGTCCACTCAAGCCAACTGCCGCCTCTGCATCTCAGTTCCGCCGCCGTGTCCTTACCGCACCAGAGCGTGTTCTTGACGCACCAGGCCTCGTTGACGACTACTATCTCAACCTCCTCGACTGGTCATCTGGCAACCAGGTTGCCATTGGCCTCGAGCGTGACGTCTACGTCTGGTCTGCAGAGTCTGGCTCCGTGTCCAGCCTCCTCCAGTGCCCAGAGGACACTTACATCGCCTCTGTCAAGTGGAGCGGTGACGGCGCCTATGTTGCTGCAGGTCTCGGTACGGGTGAGGTCCAGATCTGGGACGTTGAGGAGGGTACCAAGCTCCGATCCATGTACGGCCATGACACCCGTGTCAGCGTCATGGGCTGGAACAAGCACCTGCTCTCCACCGGTGCCCGCTCTGGCCTCGTCTACAACCACGATGTCCGTATCGCCCAGCACAAGGTCGCTGAGCTCGTCTCCCACACCTCCGAGGTCTGCGGTCTCGAGTGGCGTGCCGATGGCGCTCAGCTGGCTACCGGTGGCAACGACAACCTCGTCACCATCTGGGACGCCCGTGCCCTCAACGCACCAAAGTTCCAGAAGACCAACCACAAGGCCGCCATCAAGGCTCTTGCCTGGTGCCCATGGCAGTCGAACCTGCTCGCCACCGGCGGCGGTTCCCACGACCGCATGATCCACTTCTGGAACACCACCTCTGGTGCCCGTACCAACAGCATTGACACTGGCAGCCAAGTTACCTCCCTCCGTTGGAGCACTGCCTACAAGGAGCTTGTGTCCTCCTCTGGCTTTCCTGACAACAGCTTGTCCATCTGGTCCTACCCAACTCTGGTCAAGAACATCGAAATCCCAGCGCACGAGTCTCGCGTACTCCACTCGGCCCTCTCACCAGACGGCCAGATGCTTGCCACAGCTGCCGCTGACGAGTCTCTCaagttctggaaggtgttcGAGAAGAAGCCAGGTCAGGCAAGCTTGATCGGTGGCGGTAGCACTACTGCCAAGGCTGGTCTCACCAAGGCAACTACCATTCGGTAGATAGAGGATTGAAATGGTTGTTGGCATGGAATGACGGTGCGATTGAGCGTTCTGCTTGGACTTTTCGTACTGGATGATCATAAGCTGTAAGGGCTTTGGGACTTTGTTGATCAATGACGACCAGGGAGAGTCCTTTGAGACAGTATACATTAGAAGAGACATGAAACAATCCTTCTTGCACCCATTCCCCGTATTGTTTCGCTCATATCGCTGTTTGCTCATAACTATTGTTCGTGCTCAAGTTGATGATCATGGCCCGGAGCTCACCGCTCCCGACCCCTCCAGGAACTCCATTTTTCTTACACTCGACTTCAATCCACGGCCATCCGTCAGGGTGTGTAAACATGCGCCATGACACCTTCAGTCCGCCAATGGGCTCTCATCACCGGTGTCAGTCCTGGCACTCTGGCTGAATGCCTCTCCGCCTCGTGCCTCCAACGCGGGATCAATATCATTGCCACCAGCGTCGATACCAAAGATATAACGTACCTTCACCCCGAACCAGGTAGGTACGTACCCAAAGGCTACCAGACATTGATGCGTGGTTCGACCGGCCACGACTGTTCGAGACATCACTACATGACACGCTTCTCTCTACCACTCTCATCGTTGCTTGCTGCTTCTCGAGTGTGGCTAACATCACCTCATTCATTAGGTAGTAACCATGGATTCCTCATCACTCTCAAAATGGACGTGACATCCCGAAAGTCGATCAACAAAGCTGTAGAGCAGGTTGAACGACTCACTGACGGGAAGCTTGATTTCTTAGTGAATTGTGAGGAATGCAAGTATTTCGTTCCGATCTTGGATGCAGGTCTCAGCCAGTCAAGGGCGCAGTATGAGGTCAATGTCTGGGGAGTTGTGAGGGTGGTGCAGGCATTCTTTCCACTCCTACAGGAAGGAAGTGGCACTGTGGTCACGCTGGGTCACTCCGCCAGTGAGACTGGAAGGTCGTATGGGGGCGTGTATGAGAGTTCAAAGGCGGCGGTCAAGAGTTTGACGAAGGCTATGAGGTTCGAGTTGGCACCTTCTGGGATTGGGGCGGTGTGTTTAGATGCGCCAGATATGAGGGTGGAGAGTTTTGAGAATAGAGGTGAAGGTGGTGTGGGCGAGGAGAGTGTGCATTGGCCGATTAGGGGCGATGTTGAGGCAGTTATGGAGAGATCACTGGCGGGCGAGAAGGGGCAGGATAGGTTTGATGTGGCCGAGAGGATGGTTGAGGAGTTGCTGAACGGACAGACGCTGGATCTTCATCCCAAGAAAGAATCGTGGCAAATTATGCTCACTGCACTGTTGGCGTGGATACTACCGACTTGGCTGCTAGAAGGACTAAATGCTCGTGCTGCCGGTCTGTATAAGCTTGAGCATTCACTAACTAATGCTGCTCCTCATGAACGCAAAAAGTCAACCTGAGGGCCACCACCAATTCCTGGTTAATGCTCACCTCTCCGAATCGAGATCGACGACAGAAAGATCGGTGTTCCGCTCAAGTCCACCTAGTGTGACGACGCATCGCTGCCCGCCTTCTCCACGTCCTTGGTCTGCACCATAGCCGGCTGCACAGCCTTTGACTTCTTGCTTCTCTTCCACAAGAAGAACGCAAGTACCGCAACGATCGCCACTCCAGCAACAACTCCAACGACGATCCCGGCAATTGCTCCTCCACCCAAGCCTCCCTCGTCACGGCTCAGCTCAGGATGCGCTTCAAACCCATCGGCCTTCAACGTCGTCGCATTAACACCCTCGTCGACCTCAGCTCCATCGCCCTCTGTAGTCGCATTGAAGCAAGGGATCTTCTCGGTGAATGCCACAGCCTCCACAAGGGTAACATCCGCACAAGCATACTCCACCTCATCCGTCTCCTCATCCGTATAACTCACCATCCACGTCGCATTACTGCCCGCCACGACTCCCATCGGCGAATCAGCAGTCTTGATGCACGTGTGTCCTACCTCGAGGTCTCCGAACTGCTCCGGATCGAGCAGAATGGCGAAGTCATCGAGGTTTCGAGGGTCGTTGGCGTATGAAACTCCGATACGGACACTGCGGGTGTCGCCTTGGGACACCAGGGCAAGGCGACCGTTGGTCAAAGGGAAGGAGGTGCGGTTGCCAATGCCGGCGGTGGAGCCGCAGGGAGGGGTGTTGTCGGCTGAGGCGCTCCATGGACGAGGTGCTGGCCAGAGAAAGGAGGCGGTTCCCATCGTGTGGGAGTGGGTGGTGTCGGTGCCGTGGCCGTGGCCGGAGGAGAGGCCGCTGAGAACCGCTGTGGTGAAGATGAGCTTCATGGTGGGCGTTGTGTCGCTGAAGTGTGGTCAATTGGTGGAGGTGTGAGAGCTCCGTACTGTTGCGGGCTTGGTGATCTCTTCTTTGCGTACTATGATTCTGGTGGAGGGTGGAAGTCCCAGCGTAAGAGGGATTGGGGTGTTGTCGGCAGGAGTGACTTTCGAGTTGGGGAAATGCTCCTGCCTGCTGAAGCTGGCAACTGCCTCCCGACATGCTGTGTCGCCATATATCAGAGAAGGCGGAAGGAGCTCTTGCTCGGTGCGGGGCTCTTCTTGGTGGCATGGTAAGACTCTTACGATCGCAATTACTTGCAACACTGCTACCGCCAAGGTGCAAGAACGACCGCCCGGCGCTACTAGCGCTGTGTAGATGATCTGATTAGACAAGAGCAGCTGTGCCAGGGCAGACTAGGAGGTATCGCTTCCTCACTTGGCGACCTGCACCTTCATCACTTCTCTTACCGGTGGTACGATAAGGCCCCGAAAGACTTGCGGCCAATCTGTCTCATATGTGAATAATGATTATGTACAAGTGTTAAGTCTACCGGTAATTAGTGATGCAACACCCAAACCACCAACCCAGAACACGTTGCTTGCTATGCAACAGGAGTATCTTCCCAACCCGAGCCAGCACCATAAATGCAGGAAACCTGATCCAAGAACGTCAGAAGAAGCCGTACGAAAGTCTCAGTCGTAAATTTCGAGCGGAGCCACTGTGTCGATGCTGTAGAGCCAATTACCGCCACGCTCTTCCTTCTCAAGCCTGCACGAGATGTCAGTTGAAGGTCAAAGTCATGTATCAAGATATTACGTACCAGTCGTAAGGCCAGAGTACGAGGTGGCCTTGGATGAGGTTGAGAAGTTCTTCTGCCTCTTCCCTTGGAAGCACATCATCGGGAAGTGGTCTAGCACTGCTCTTGGTCGTGCCGCGGCGTCGACCTTTCCGCGACGCTGTAGGGTGTAGACCGGTGCTCGGAGTAGATTGTGTGGCTGTTGTTTCTGACGCCTGGTTGATGTCATCAGAGTATTGAATAGTGCGAGCTTTGCTCAAGAGGTCATCGTCCTTCTGTGCTGTCTTGTCAGCGTCGTACTGCTGAGCAGCTGCCTTCTCATAGTCGCCAGAGAGTTGCCTTGGTGTCTCTTCATTATGTTCCAGTGGCGGAGTGCCTAGCTTTGCTGCATCTTTCTCGCTCATAGGCGTGCGGTCAGAAGATGGTACGGCAGTAGGGTCGCTAGATGCTGCTGACGCCGGGGGTTCAGGAGATTCCTGTCCGCGCATTCCTTTCTCGTGCATCTCCTCGGTGTGAGTCGTGTCCGCCTTCATACCTTTCGTGCCTGGCCGCAGTTTGTAGGCGAGACCGGACAACATACCTCTCGACTTCAAGCTGCCATCTGGGAAAGAGCCGTCGGTGGGGCTGGACGGAGCAGTGCCGCCAGCACCAGGAGGTCCAGACTGGCTGGGTGCACCCTGGTCTTTGCGTGGTTCACTCTTGCCGAGGCCCTGCGATTGCATGAAAGCTTCATTTCGCAGATTCCATTCATTGTACTCATGCCAACCTTTGACTTCGGAATCGGGCATGCAGTGAAAGACTTTGCGATAGATGTTGGTGTTGTTCTCTGCGACCAGGTGCCATATGTCTCTGTAGAAGCCGAACGCAATGGGGTCAGTCATGCAGTCTTCATGCACATCGGGGCGACGCAGAGAGCGCGTTAATGAGTCCAGAGCCCTCTTAGAGCTTTGGGACATGCCACGCTTAAGTGGTGGACCTCCAATATCGGTGTCGTCAAGAGCTGGCAGCTCAGGTAGCGTCGAACGGGTCGGCAGGCCAAGATGATGTGTCTCCAAGCGTTCTGTGGGCCAGGGAGGACGAGCGGGAGGTTCAAGTTTCCGCTCTCTACTCTCGCTGCGTTGCCGGGATAAGTCTTCCTGCTGACGATCCTCGAGACGTCTCGTGTCTGGTGCATCTTTCTTCAGGAACACCTCACGGCCGTGTTCATCGATGAAGGTGTCCCTTAAACCATTGTCGCCTGCTTCAACAAGCTGTTTCATATTGTCGAAGCCATAACCTGCAACGTCAAGCTCATGCTCGTGGGCTTTTTTGGCACGTGCGTGGTGGTCCACATTTTGCGCTTCGCTGGAAGGGGTCCGTGTATTGCCGGCCGCTTCATTAGATGCCGCCTTCCTTCCAGCAAAGCCAGGCGCTGTCGCCTCAAGATTATGTATATTGATGGCAGATGCAAGGGGAGTCTGGGGCGGCGTCTCGAAGTACTCCTTTGACGGGGTGAAGTGGTCGTCCCGGTAGATGCGTTGCATCTCGGCATCTTGATCTTCCCGCTCTGCAGCAGCTTGCTCGCGACGATAGATCGCATCTACATCAATACCAAGGTGCTCTCGCATCAGGCGTTTTCGCAAGGTGTGCGGGAACTCGCCAACTTCATAAGGCTCACCTCCCATAAAACTCGGCAACATGCAGGTATCGGTGACTATAGAAGCAACCTCGGAATCGCGAGACCCCAGCATGGACCTCTCGTTGATGTTGGCAGACCCGATGATGACGTGTCTGTCGTCCACGATCATGCATTTCGCGTGGATGTAGAGTTGCTCCGTTGTAAGGCATTTCTGAGGCCCAATCTTGCCCCACTGCCGCAGAGAGTAAAATCGAACGTAGTCATGGGGATTGACCCCTGCATTCGTCAAGCGCTGGAAGATGGATGATTCACCCCGGCAAATGCTCCTGAATTGGCACTGCATGATCAATCTCACACTTGTACCATCCTGGGCGTCGACGCTATTCTGGAACCCCGGCATGAGCGGAACGACGAGGCATATCTGCCATTGCTCGCCATTCTCATGCGCTCGAATCGCGCGCTCCACAATCGCATCGCCAATGGTATTGTGAATGACGACGTTATTGACCTGGCAGCTGGTTATGAAGAACTGGTTCTCCACATAGACGAAGTGCTCGGAGGTCTTGATCAAGTTGACGTAGGCTGTCATGATGCTGTGCTCTACCCTTTTGGGGGTACCGATGGACCAGTCGCTAGCAGAACGCAAGATTTGGACCTGGCAAGTGCCGGTCATGCCGAGCCTGTCGAGCTCTTCTTGGTCATACTCGGGTGGCGGCATCAGCACGGGCGTGGGACGTGAAGCGACACGCTGTCGCAAAATATAGTTCCACCTCTGAACGAAATGCCGACCAACGTCTCGGGCTGGCTGTCCCACTATCTGCATTGCAATGTCGTGCCACGGCATCCTCGGGACTTTGGTCCTGTCGTACATCTCCTCGTAAGGCCTGTCAAGCTGATAGAAGTCCTGTACTCTAGGATTGGAGTAGTCCTTTCCGGGCCATACTTGGCAATGGTCAGAGTCCTTGGGCACGTTGTGATCAAGTTCGAACCCAGTGAGCTTGTCGTCTGTGAGCGTATGGCAGGGTTCATCCCATCGACCGAAGCAAAGGTCGACACCACCAACAAACGCCATCATGTTATCCACAACCACCAGCTTTTCGTGATGAGCCCAGAAGAACTGATTCTGTCTGAACTGGTTGGGCGAACGTTGTACACAGATGTTCGGATGAAGGTCGAGCAGGCTGCCCTTCGTGTACTCAGAGTCAATCGGGATGGCAGATTCGACGTTTCGGTAAACAATGACAAAGATCTTGACGCCTTCCTCCGCCTTGCGACGGAGCAGGCGGTCTAAGCGCCACTTCTGGCTGATGGCTGCAGGTCGACGCATGTAAAGCTCAGGACTAAGCCACCAGTCATGGATGTAGACAAGGTCCTTCGCATTATCGATCGCTCTCGAGACTTGCCACATGTGATCTCTGCCGTCCACGAGCCATCGCGCCCAGACGTTGTTACGGACCGGCGCAAAGCTATTGAATCGCTGCTTCTGAGACCATACAGTCGCGGTCGCCATGGAGGTCAAAGACTCCCTCCATTGGTTGTAATGCTTCTCATCACGGGCATACAGCTTGAGCTTCCGTTCCGCGTTGTAGACCTGTAACATGTGGGCCTTCTTCGTCGGCTTCGCATTCTCTTTGGCTATCTTGGCCATGTCTTGAGTCGTCTTCTGGTCAAGTATGCGCTGCTTTGGCTTCTCGACGGCAAAGTCACTGTCCACCAGAAAGACGTCGTACGGGATCAGAGACTCTGGGCCATCCACACAGACAACGTAGCTGTGTCGTACCAAGAACCATCGCCGCTTGTGACGTTCTTTGAATTCGCTCACTGCACTACTACGCCCAAGTTGTTGTAACTTTCGTCGCATCTCAAGGTGCCTCCTAGAAGCAATTTGGAGCAGACCCTGCTTGCCTTGGTAGCCACTCTCCGCAGATAGACGAATTGCCATAGCGGACACTTCAAGAAATTTGCATAACCGCGTGCTGTCCGGCCGGAAGATCAGCCAGCGTATCATCTGCTGCAGATATGTCTCCAGTTTCTGGCGGCATCTTTCCGCATACATCTCCTTTTGCCTTGTGGTCAAAGTATCTGGATCCACAGATGTATTGCCGATTTCACCGGTGCTTTGCCTTCTAGGCGCAAAGAACGACGAGTTGGCCCTCCTATGGCCGATAGGTTTATTCGCGTTGGTATTAGCTTCGGTCTCGGCGTCCAGATAGCCAGGCGTCGCTGGTGTTTGCACTTCTGCCTCCTCTACATCATCCTGAAGCTGATCCATAAGCCCTCGCATGCTTCGTGCGATGGGCACCACACTCCTGGGGAAGCGCGGCTGTTTTGCCTTCATCTTGTCGCTATGCATGAAGTGCTTCGTCTTCTCAGTCACGTTCCGAGCCTTGTATTTATAATGCAATTGAACGAAATCTCCGACCGATCGGTAAATGGTCCATTGCATTCGTGCTGGTCCATTCCCATACTCAAGATCAATCCGATAGATGTAGTCTCTGTCTCCATCCTTACCATCGGTCTTGGCCTTGACTTCCGGTATGGTGATCTTCAATTGCTCTAGTAGAACGGGAACCTTTCGATGCTCATTCTGGTCTCGTTGGAACATGCTTGCGAAGATGAGCGCTGCAGGTGCTCCAGCAAGTAGTTCAGCCATCAGCTGAGCCGATTTCTGATGGTCCACCTTCGTTCGCTCGTTCGTTTTCCGTTGACCAAGCATTTTCAAACCAGCCTTCACCTGTCGCCATTTCTGAGCACTTGAGCTCTGTTGCCTGACTGCGCCTTGTCGAAATGGTGAACTGTTACTATCCGTTCCACCAATGCCTGTGACTCGGCGGAAGGCTCCAGGTCGCTTGCTCTCGGTGATGTCCTGTCCTTCAGTCTTTTGAGCGTAGCTTAGCCCGCGAGCGTGCTCAAGACCTCTCCGCCAGGCGGTACGTATCTTGTCCCTGCCCTCATCTTCTGACATGCCAGCTCTGCCATCCTCGTCCGCCTCCGAGAAGGTTGCTCTCCTGGATGCGGGTGGTCGACTACTGGAGGCTACTGCCATTGAGTGCTCACGCATGAAGGATGCGAACCGGGACTGCCTGGGTGTTGTTGGCTGAGAGTCTCCACCACTGTGACCCGGCCTCCTGCTCTTTCGTCGTCTCTTTGGCCGGAGGCCGTCCACCTGCTCGGCCTCAGAAGAATCTTGGTCGGCGTCCGTTCCAGACTCCACTGCTTCGGTCGGTATATGGTACATGGGCTCGCTCCGCTCGGATTGTGGAGATAGCGCAGCATTTGGCGTGGAGACTCCTGTAGCAGTGCTTCCATTTCGCCCGTGCCCACCAAAACCACCAGGTGGATGTGCCAGTGATCGGAGTTTCATGAAGAAAGAACCTGAGCCCTGCCTGTCCTTGAAGTCGAGTTGATCCTCCTGCTGCTCGTCGCCTTCTATCGTTGCGCTTTTGGCCAGAGGTGTCGGGCCTGCCTCTTCTTTCGTGCCTCGATCAAACTGCACACTTCGTCGCTCTGTTGGCGTGGCGCTGCCTGGGACTGGAACTCTCCTCCTCCCTAGCCCTCCCGGCGACGCTTCATGATCGCTCCCATTCCGCATGCCAGACGGCGGGA
This genomic window from Fulvia fulva chromosome 4, complete sequence contains:
- a CDS encoding WD repeat-containing protein slp1, coding for MATASVLTPIKSRRDGIFSSRLAGGRMPLSPSPSTPKTAAIEPTESIHHGNVNLMSRFSRSVSKTNVRDSPKSNIASRHPQSPRRLDTFDSDFTLTGTGPRPSTATSAKNTPSRSKSGRSTSVHRTPKRSQGKINYTAADRFIPNRDASEAISSQGAAVKLDGERTPGRRPKSIASDGSAALAASVSSAFDLGRSSTSDATASLSLEGLNLNDEDDDDEEPKTKPSPNTVAYQHSVAEACGVSMKQRILAFKPAAPESSRPIDLRSQYNRPLKPTAASASQFRRRVLTAPERVLDAPGLVDDYYLNLLDWSSGNQVAIGLERDVYVWSAESGSVSSLLQCPEDTYIASVKWSGDGAYVAAGLGTGEVQIWDVEEGTKLRSMYGHDTRVSVMGWNKHLLSTGARSGLVYNHDVRIAQHKVAELVSHTSEVCGLEWRADGAQLATGGNDNLVTIWDARALNAPKFQKTNHKAAIKALAWCPWQSNLLATGGGSHDRMIHFWNTTSGARTNSIDTGSQVTSLRWSTAYKELVSSSGFPDNSLSIWSYPTLVKNIEIPAHESRVLHSALSPDGQMLATAAADESLKFWKVFEKKPGQASLIGGGSTTAKAGLTKATTIR
- a CDS encoding Phospholipase D1, which gives rise to MAATMMMSRDDQVSPMDKTRDVSPHGNVPLQQQKGDMKTNGYASSSSRTKQESSIINDGELPPVPTGPLRVNTGSKLDLPPAIQFPPPSPGAFPFHASPGSTGPSPTTSAFPPSGMRNGSDHEASPGGLGRRRVPVPGSATPTERRSVQFDRGTKEEAGPTPLAKSATIEGDEQQEDQLDFKDRQGSGSFFMKLRSLAHPPGGFGGHGRNGSTATGVSTPNAALSPQSERSEPMYHIPTEAVESGTDADQDSSEAEQVDGLRPKRRRKSRRPGHSGGDSQPTTPRQSRFASFMREHSMAVASSSRPPASRRATFSEADEDGRAGMSEDEGRDKIRTAWRRGLEHARGLSYAQKTEGQDITESKRPGAFRRVTGIGGTDSNSSPFRQGAVRQQSSSAQKWRQVKAGLKMLGQRKTNERTKVDHQKSAQLMAELLAGAPAALIFASMFQRDQNEHRKVPVLLEQLKITIPEVKAKTDGKDGDRDYIYRIDLEYGNGPARMQWTIYRSVGDFVQLHYKYKARNVTEKTKHFMHSDKMKAKQPRFPRSVVPIARSMRGLMDQLQDDVEEAEVQTPATPGYLDAETEANTNANKPIGHRRANSSFFAPRRQSTGEIGNTSVDPDTLTTRQKEMYAERCRQKLETYLQQMIRWLIFRPDSTRLCKFLEVSAMAIRLSAESGYQGKQGLLQIASRRHLEMRRKLQQLGRSSAVSEFKERHKRRWFLVRHSYVVCVDGPESLIPYDVFLVDSDFAVEKPKQRILDQKTTQDMAKIAKENAKPTKKAHMLQVYNAERKLKLYARDEKHYNQWRESLTSMATATVWSQKQRFNSFAPVRNNVWARWLVDGRDHMWQVSRAIDNAKDLVYIHDWWLSPELYMRRPAAISQKWRLDRLLRRKAEEGVKIFVIVYRNVESAIPIDSEYTKGSLLDLHPNICVQRSPNQFRQNQFFWAHHEKLVVVDNMMAFVGGVDLCFGRWDEPCHTLTDDKLTGFELDHNVPKDSDHCQVWPGKDYSNPRVQDFYQLDRPYEEMYDRTKVPRMPWHDIAMQIVGQPARDVGRHFVQRWNYILRQRVASRPTPVLMPPPEYDQEELDRLGMTGTCQVQILRSASDWSIGTPKRVEHSIMTAYVNLIKTSEHFVYVENQFFITSCQVNNVVIHNTIGDAIVERAIRAHENGEQWQICLVVPLMPGFQNSVDAQDGTSVRLIMQCQFRSICRGESSIFQRLTNAGVNPHDYVRFYSLRQWGKIGPQKCLTTEQLYIHAKCMIVDDRHVIIGSANINERSMLGSRDSEVASIVTDTCMLPSFMGGEPYEVGEFPHTLRKRLMREHLGIDVDAIYRREQAAAEREDQDAEMQRIYRDDHFTPSKEYFETPPQTPLASAINIHNLEATAPGFAGRKAASNEAAGNTRTPSSEAQNVDHHARAKKAHEHELDVAGYGFDNMKQLVEAGDNGLRDTFIDEHGREVFLKKDAPDTRRLEDRQQEDLSRQRSESRERKLEPPARPPWPTERLETHHLGLPTRSTLPELPALDDTDIGGPPLKRGMSQSSKRALDSLTRSLRRPDVHEDCMTDPIAFGFYRDIWHLVAENNTNIYRKVFHCMPDSEVKGWHEYNEWNLRNEAFMQSQGLGKSEPRKDQGAPSQSGPPGAGGTAPSSPTDGSFPDGSLKSRGMLSGLAYKLRPGTKGMKADTTHTEEMHEKGMRGQESPEPPASAASSDPTAVPSSDRTPMSEKDAAKLGTPPLEHNEETPRQLSGDYEKAAAQQYDADKTAQKDDDLLSKARTIQYSDDINQASETTATQSTPSTGLHPTASRKGRRRGTTKSSARPLPDDVLPREEAEELLNLIQGHLVLWPYDWLEKEERGGNWLYSIDTVAPLEIYD
- a CDS encoding Short-chain dehydrogenase ptmH — protein: MTPSVRQWALITGVSPGTLAECLSASCLQRGINIIATSVDTKDITYLHPEPGSNHGFLITLKMDVTSRKSINKAVEQVERLTDGKLDFLVNCEECKYFVPILDAGLSQSRAQYEVNVWGVVRVVQAFFPLLQEGSGTVVTLGHSASETGRSYGGVYESSKAAVKSLTKAMRFELAPSGIGAVCLDAPDMRVESFENRGEGGVGEESVHWPIRGDVEAVMERSLAGEKGQDRFDVAERMVEELLNGQTLDLHPKKESWQIMLTALLAWILPTWLLEGLNARAAGLYKLEHSLTNAAPHERKKST